A stretch of the Argentina anserina chromosome 6, drPotAnse1.1, whole genome shotgun sequence genome encodes the following:
- the LOC126797393 gene encoding F-box/kelch-repeat protein At3g06240-like, whose protein sequence is MAEDCSGGGAVKRMRSDYFDEDIVLEILARLPVKSILRFRCVCKFWRALIAASYFVKKHLSYVESGIGNTNNSRLLYLQNPPQSIDYEALKKKLWDASRHLQFPVNFHHRKSAHEIIRVLGACNGLVCFEFQSFGIFICNPCTGDSKVLPNPPTESHRLDFYGFGYDSRIDDYKVVRGFSENALVHVFALKSGSWRTISDLDCARVHGKGCLFHGALHWLVQGSRIVSFYMAEEKFKEIVPMLDHDRSFGGVLLYKDRLCAYKIKGGTPGFVSVWLMQEYGVKESWTKVIHYSLEKSGREEYRPLCILQSGEILMHRILYEDVDFYDDPEPDEFDYPAGPDEFDYPYPDPFYDSDIYGYPDEFEYPDPDPDPFDDPDVFGYPRTDEFDYCDADADPDPFHDHDVFGYPDELEDPYDELQRLYDQQMWDRESLLVIVDQTTSNHVLEVDFGFGAAIYKETLVSPLTGGTIADI, encoded by the coding sequence ATGGCGGAGGACTGCAGTGGTGGGGGTGCGGTAAAGCGAATGCGGAGTGACTACTTCGACGAAGATATAGTTTTGGAGATACTGGCAAGGCTCCCAGTCAAATCTATACTGCGGTTCCGGTGTGTGTGCAAATTTTGGCGCGCTCTAATTGCCGCTTCGTACTTCGTAAAGAAACACTTGAGCTACGTCGAGAGTGGAATCGGCAACACCAACAACTCCAGGCTCCTGTATCTGCAGAATCCTCCTCAGTCTATAGACTACGAAGCACTGAAGAAAAAGCTTTGGGATGCAAGCAGACATCTCCAGTTTCCGGTCAACTTTCATCATCGCAAATCTGCGCATGAAATCATTAGGGTTTTGGGTGCATGCAATGGgctagtttgttttgaattccaAAGCTTTGGAATTTTCATATGTAACCCCTGCACCGGAGACTCCAAGGTGCTACCGAATCCTCCTACTGAGTCTCATCGTTTAGATTTTTATGGGTTTGGGTATGACTCCAGAATTGATGATTACAAAGTCGTAAGAGGGTTTTCGGAGAATGCCCTGGTTCATGTGTTTGCGCTGAAATCAGGCTCGTGGAGAACGATTTCGGATCTCGATTGTGCCCGGGTTCATGGTAAAGGGTGCTTGTTCCATGGAGCTTTACATTGGCTTGTGCAAGGATCAAGAATTGTGTCCTTTTATATGGCGGAGGAGAAGTTTAAGGAGATAGTCCCTATGCTGGATCATGATCGTTCTTTTGGTGGTGTATTACTCTATAAAGATCGTCTGTGTGCGTATAAAATTAAGGGTGGCACCCCTGGTTTTGTATCGGTATGGTTGATGCAGGAATATGGGGTCAAGGAATCCTGGACGAAAGTTATACACTATTCATTAGAGAAGTCAGGAAGAGAGGAGTATAGACCCCTGTGCATTTTGCAGAGTGGAGAAATTTTGATGCACAGGATTCTGTATGAGGATGTTGATTTCTATGATGATCCTGAGCCTGATGAGTTTGATTATCCTGCTGGTCCTGATGAGTTTGATTATCCTTATCCTGATCCATTTTATGATTCTGATATTTATGGTTATCCTGATGAGTTTGAATATCCTGATCCGGATCCGGATCCATTCGATGATCCTGATGTGTTTGGTTATCCCAGAACGGATGAGTTTGATTATTGTGATGCGGACGCTGATCCTGATCCCTTCCATGATCATGATGTGTTTGGTTATCCTGATGAGTTGGAGGATCCGTATGACGAGCTTCAAAGATTGTATGATCAACAAATGTGGGACAGAGAAAGCTTATTGGTGATAGTTGATCAAACCACATCAAACCATGTTTTGGAGGTTGACTTTGGTTTTGGAGCTGCCATTTACAAGGAGACTTTAGTTTCACCACTAACTGGGGGCA